The Microbacterium sp. SORGH_AS_0862 genome has a segment encoding these proteins:
- the pgl gene encoding 6-phosphogluconolactonase, which translates to MMPEATEKQVVVRSDPDRIARAVARRLLSRIAKRVVEGKPAHISLTGGSMGGRVLAAVAENPRCHEIDWSLVHFWWSDERFVPRGSEDRNDAEAFTALLHRIPVPAENVHTMAASDDGLSIEDAAAAYEAELARFADPSVGAWPSFDVCFLGVGPDAHIASLFPDRGEIQVTDRAALAVRDAPKPPPERITVTRPVINSAKRVWLVLVGPDKASVLGLALAGASYQSVPAAGAKGRKRTVFFVDEAAAAKVPVELIDSDY; encoded by the coding sequence ATGATGCCCGAGGCCACCGAGAAGCAGGTCGTCGTCCGTTCGGACCCCGACCGGATCGCGCGCGCTGTGGCCCGTCGCCTCCTCAGCCGGATCGCGAAGCGCGTCGTGGAGGGGAAGCCGGCCCACATCTCGTTGACCGGCGGGTCGATGGGCGGGCGCGTTCTCGCCGCCGTCGCCGAGAATCCGCGGTGCCACGAGATCGACTGGTCGCTCGTCCATTTCTGGTGGAGCGACGAACGGTTCGTGCCGCGGGGATCCGAGGATCGCAACGACGCCGAGGCCTTCACCGCTCTGCTCCATCGCATCCCGGTGCCGGCGGAGAACGTGCACACCATGGCCGCCAGCGACGACGGGCTCAGTATCGAAGATGCCGCCGCGGCATACGAGGCCGAGCTCGCCCGCTTCGCGGATCCGAGCGTCGGCGCGTGGCCGTCGTTCGACGTCTGCTTCCTCGGGGTGGGACCGGACGCGCACATCGCCTCGCTGTTCCCCGATCGTGGCGAGATCCAGGTGACCGATCGCGCGGCATTGGCCGTCCGCGACGCGCCGAAGCCGCCTCCGGAGCGGATCACGGTCACACGGCCAGTGATCAACTCCGCCAAGCGCGTGTGGCTGGTTCTCGTCGGTCCGGACAAGGCGTCCGTCCTCGGGCTCGCTCTTGCAGGAGCCAGCTATCAGAGCGTTCCTGCGGCCGGTGCGAAGGGACGCAAGCGCACCGTGTTCTTCGTCGACGAGGCGGCCGCGGCGAAGGTACCCGTCGAGTTGATCGACAGCGACTACTGA
- a CDS encoding glucose-6-phosphate dehydrogenase assembly protein OpcA, whose protein sequence is MIIDLPDTTVSKISRALVNVREEGGAVALGRVLTLIIATRRGIEEEAIEAANDASREHPMRVIVLMLDNPKAEPRLDAEIRVGGDAGASEVILLHAHGPAGSNAESLVTGLLLPDAPVVAWWPADTPEVPSRSDIGKIAQRRITDAAMQSDPHEWVLNLGGHYAPGDTDLAWTRLTRWREQLAAVLDQPPYEPITAVEVLGGGDSPSTPLLAAWLRLQLKVDVTWRYLDGDEWASGIKSVRLTRASGDIVLERPDALTAVLTQPGQPSHELAFPRRSLRECLAEELRRLDADLLYGRVVTEGSALIEH, encoded by the coding sequence GTGATCATCGATCTGCCCGACACCACTGTCAGCAAGATCTCCCGCGCCCTCGTCAACGTACGGGAGGAGGGCGGAGCGGTCGCTCTCGGCCGCGTCCTGACGCTCATCATCGCGACACGTCGCGGCATCGAGGAAGAGGCGATCGAGGCGGCGAACGACGCGTCCCGCGAACACCCGATGCGGGTCATCGTGCTCATGCTCGACAACCCGAAGGCAGAGCCGCGTCTGGATGCGGAGATCCGCGTCGGCGGCGACGCCGGCGCGAGCGAGGTCATCCTGCTGCACGCCCACGGGCCCGCGGGCTCGAACGCCGAGAGCCTCGTGACGGGCCTCCTCCTGCCCGACGCTCCCGTCGTCGCCTGGTGGCCCGCGGACACTCCCGAGGTTCCGTCGCGTTCCGACATCGGCAAGATCGCCCAGCGTCGGATCACGGATGCCGCGATGCAGAGCGATCCACACGAGTGGGTGCTCAACCTGGGCGGCCACTACGCGCCCGGTGACACCGATCTCGCGTGGACGCGTCTCACACGCTGGCGGGAGCAGCTCGCGGCGGTGCTGGATCAGCCTCCCTACGAGCCGATCACGGCCGTGGAGGTCCTGGGCGGCGGCGACTCCCCCTCGACTCCCCTGCTGGCGGCCTGGCTCCGCCTCCAGCTGAAGGTCGATGTGACCTGGCGCTATCTGGACGGCGACGAGTGGGCGAGCGGGATCAAGTCGGTGCGGCTCACGCGTGCCAGTGGCGACATCGTGCTCGAACGTCCCGACGCGCTGACGGCGGTGTTGACGCAGCCGGGACAGCCCAGCCATGAGTTGGCTTTCCCGCGGCGGTCGCTGCGCGAGTGCCTGGCCGAAGAGCTGCGGCGACTGGATGCCGACCTGCTGTACGGTCGCGTCGTGACCGAGGGCAGCGCCCTCATCGAGCACTGA
- the zwf gene encoding glucose-6-phosphate dehydrogenase has protein sequence MTAEISRGHNPLRDPDDRRLSRIAGPSALVIFGVTGDLSRKKLMPAVYDLANRGLLPPGFGLVGFARRDWEDEDFAEVVRDAVKQYARTEFRDETWEQLLQGIRFVQGQFDDLDAFRRLRETVEKLDVERGTMGNHAYYLSIPPRDFPIVAEQLKASGLVDDTADGVDRWRRVVIEKPFGHDLESARELNDVVRSAFPADSIFRIDHYLGKETVQNILALRFANELYEPIWNRNYVDHVQITMAEDIGVGGRAGYYDGIGAARDVIQNHLLQLLALTAMEEPITFDAAQLRAEKEKVLAAVTLPDDLSTATARGQYAGGWQGGEKVLGFLEEDGMAADSTTETYAAIKLDINTRRWAGVPFYLRAGKRLGRRVTEIAVVFKRAPEHLFGRSQTDGLGQNALVIRVQPDEGVTIRFGSKVPGADMQVRDVTMDFGYGHAFTEASPEAYERLILDVLLGDPPLFPRHEEVELSWKILDPIEKFWSEQSGPLEQYSPGSWGPQSADELLARDGRTWRRP, from the coding sequence ATGACTGCCGAGATCTCGCGGGGACACAACCCCCTCCGCGACCCGGATGACCGACGCCTCAGTCGGATCGCTGGCCCCAGCGCCCTCGTGATTTTCGGAGTGACAGGCGATCTGTCGCGCAAGAAGCTCATGCCGGCCGTGTACGACCTCGCCAATCGCGGCCTTCTGCCGCCCGGGTTCGGGCTGGTCGGGTTCGCCCGCCGGGACTGGGAGGACGAGGACTTCGCCGAAGTCGTCCGTGACGCGGTGAAGCAGTACGCGCGCACCGAGTTCCGTGACGAGACCTGGGAGCAACTGCTGCAGGGCATCCGTTTCGTTCAGGGGCAGTTCGACGATCTCGACGCGTTCCGTCGCCTTCGCGAGACCGTCGAGAAGCTCGACGTCGAACGGGGCACGATGGGAAACCACGCGTACTATCTGTCCATCCCGCCGCGGGACTTCCCGATCGTCGCCGAACAGCTCAAGGCCTCCGGCCTCGTGGACGACACCGCAGACGGCGTGGACCGGTGGCGGCGCGTGGTGATCGAGAAGCCCTTCGGCCACGACCTCGAGTCGGCGCGCGAGCTGAACGACGTCGTGCGCTCCGCCTTCCCAGCCGATTCCATCTTCCGCATCGACCACTACCTGGGCAAGGAGACGGTCCAGAACATCCTGGCGCTGCGGTTCGCGAACGAGCTCTACGAGCCCATCTGGAACCGCAACTACGTCGACCACGTTCAGATCACCATGGCCGAAGACATCGGCGTGGGCGGGCGCGCGGGGTACTACGACGGGATCGGCGCAGCGCGCGACGTCATTCAGAACCACCTGCTCCAGCTCCTGGCTCTCACGGCCATGGAGGAGCCCATCACCTTCGACGCTGCGCAGCTGCGCGCCGAGAAGGAGAAGGTCCTCGCGGCGGTGACCCTGCCCGATGACCTCTCCACGGCCACCGCTCGCGGACAGTACGCCGGCGGGTGGCAGGGCGGCGAGAAGGTGCTCGGCTTCCTCGAGGAGGACGGCATGGCCGCCGACTCGACGACCGAGACCTATGCCGCCATCAAGCTCGACATCAACACGCGCCGCTGGGCGGGTGTCCCGTTCTATCTGCGCGCCGGCAAGCGACTCGGCCGTCGGGTGACCGAGATCGCCGTGGTCTTCAAGCGTGCGCCCGAGCACCTGTTCGGGCGCAGTCAGACCGACGGCCTCGGCCAGAACGCGCTCGTGATCCGCGTCCAACCCGATGAGGGCGTCACGATCCGATTCGGATCCAAGGTGCCGGGCGCCGACATGCAGGTGCGCGACGTGACGATGGACTTCGGCTACGGACACGCATTCACCGAGGCCAGTCCCGAAGCCTACGAGCGACTGATCCTCGACGTGCTCCTGGGCGACCCGCCGCTGTTCCCTCGCCATGAAGAGGTGGAACTCAGCTGGAAGATCCTCGACCCGATCGAGAAGTTCTGGTCGGAACAGTCCGGCCCGCTCGAACAGTACTCCCCTGGTTCGTGGGGACCGCAGTCCGCGGACGAGCTCCTCGCCCGCGATGGTCGCACCTGGAGGCGCCCGTGA